The proteins below are encoded in one region of Triticum aestivum cultivar Chinese Spring chromosome 1B, IWGSC CS RefSeq v2.1, whole genome shotgun sequence:
- the LOC123078635 gene encoding uncharacterized protein, with amino-acid sequence MAHLMVHLVEEVKLGGPVHYRWMYPLERSFVRLKALVRNRAFPEGSIAEGYLAQECLTFCSRFLEGTTRFTRPSRNPAPSEKIKDLYMFNSAGEPIGKAIPVGQFNSRLLIQAHRYVLRHCDELADFRKEFVAEENSKGCESAKLTEADSTKLINGHFADWLEQKVLQSDGPNITEKVRALAAKPKRYGVRYSGYVINGFRFHTMSHDSGHVTQNSGVVNIAENGVRYYGRLTDIFELSYNDYKVVFFNCDWYDVYHKVGIQTDEFGFILVNKSRKIHTGDQLEDDPFVFSSQVQQVFYVQDPKAELWNVVVEVRSRDLFDMGDEESSDETD; translated from the exons ATGGCGCATTTAATGGTGCACTTGGTTGAAGAAGTTAAACTTGGTGGTCCAGTGCACTATCGATGGATGTACCCTCTGGAGAG ATCATTTGTCCGGCTGAAAGCACTTGTGCGCAATAGAGCATTTCCTGAAGGTTCAATTGCTGAAGGGTATCTTGCCCAAGAATGCTTGACCTTTTGTTCAAGATTTCTAGAAGGAACTACACGTTTTACAAGACCATCAAGAAACCCTGCTCCGTCAGAAAAGATAAAAGATTTGTACATGTTCAATAGTGCTGGTGAACCAATTGGAAAGGCTATCCCGGTTGGGCAGTTTAATAGCCGTCTTCTAATTCAAGCACATCGATATGTCTTACGACATTGTGATGAACTTGCAGATTTCCGCAA AGAATTTGTGGCCGAAGAGAATAGCAAAGGATGTGAGTCAGCTAAATTGACAGAAGCTGATAGCACTAAGTTAATTAATGGACACTTTGCTGACTGGTTGGAACAAAAG GTTTTACAAAGTGATGGGCCAAATATAACAGAAAAGGTAAGAGCTTTGGCTGCAAAGCCAAAGAGATATGGGGTGCGCTACAGTGGCTATGTCATCAACGGCTTCAGGTTTCACACGATGAGTCATGACTCAGGGCATGTCACACAAAATAGTGGTGTAGTGAACATTGCAGAAAATGGTGTTCGATATTATGGCAGATTAACTGACATATTTGAATTGTCCTATAATGATTACAAGGTGGTGTTCTTTAATTGTGATTGGTATGATGTCTACCACAAAGTTGGCATTCAAACCGATGAGTTTGGGTTCATTCTTGTGAACAAGTCTCGGAAAATACACACAGGAGATCAGTTAGAGGATGATCCTTTTGTATTTTCTTCCCAGGTGCAGCAGGTTTTCTATGTTCAAGATCCAAAAGCTGAACTATGGAATGTAGTAGTGGAAGTCAGGTCTCGTGACCTTTTTGACATGGGTGATGAAGAATCATCAGATGAAACAGATTAG